The proteins below are encoded in one region of Puntigrus tetrazona isolate hp1 chromosome 5, ASM1883169v1, whole genome shotgun sequence:
- the sgsm1a gene encoding small G protein signaling modulator 1 isoform X4: MATAEAETRQRLLRNVKKEVKQIMEEAVTRKFVHEDSSHIVSFCAAVEACVLHGLKRRAAGFLRSNKIAALFTKVGKSFPPAEELCRKAQELELVFESKRSQSLSYSESSRKMPKVPNFSPQAVRHVWIHTALIEKVLDKIVLYLVENSSKFYEKEAILMDPVDGPILASLLVGPCALEYTKMKTADHFWTDPSADELVQRHRIHSGHCRQDSPTKRPALCIQKRHSSSSMDERPSPSPSARDYVESLHQNSRATLLFGKNNVLVQPRDDMEAIPGYLSLHQTADCMTLKWTPNQLMNGSMGDLDYEKSVYWDYAMTIRLEEIVYLHCHQQVDCGGTVVLVSQDGIQRPPLRFPRGGHLLQFLSCLENGLLPHGQLDPPLWSQRGKGKVFPKLKKRCPQGSSDSVSDKEEEEATDYVFRIVFPHSQSEFVAPELIDQGANMWHPTPRKSSCSSCSQSSFSDGAPPNGCNHERAPLKLLCDNMKNQIISRAFYGWLAYCRHLSTVRTHLSGLVNHSIVEPDVPSDAYRGLTTEVWQTFLQDCSTYEEKELLRLVYFGGVEPSLRKEVWPFLLGHYQFGMSEAERKEVDEQMRACYEQTMSEWLGCEAIVRQREKEQHAVALAKCSSGASIDSTTQRIMHRDSTISNESSQSCSSGRQRDSRLQSDSSSSTQFFTSLNPFPWSSFFPFVLFFQVFESVEEVDQIESEPKSEDTKQVSKITNGTPQNGTSSPDSGLPSSRNFSVTSGQSDSLSTEESAIHDPSLKAQPQLAVSKERFASSSGEEGKVTEEGESISIEKLGVREYSRIEVSKVLSLDAVVAITEGSKKTTENQRSEVETEGLKMARDASEAPEAARSSMTKMEVGESPERTLTSENETLTGRTESEIPRVTEVEESTPPEQKMNENRHDDTEKETSEIIKDSKTCKDDDRGTQRALKPSDENENKTMKTSDLLSGAGTIVKRKATSVLPKSTDTEQREGKDDSKRSTHIEMQRNAPVIEETVVPLVHEAFSTREMGEAQDATESDESPSAIEMEEIPTAKVSMAWERKSSPRSKANEQAAVPVLELRLEEARGKPGSDEMDSEEPEMESLCPQLDSLAVNAEKNEATSPVSSIGTTYSQELLDLYTLNLHRIDKDVQRCDRNYWYFTPANLEKLRNIMCSYIWQHLEIGYVQGMCDLLAPLLVILDDEAMAFSCFTELMKRMNQNFPHGGAMDTHFANMRSLIQILDAELFELMHQNGDYTHFYFCYRWFLLDFKRELVYDDVFAVWEVIWAAKCVSSSHFVLFIALALVEIYRDIILENNMDFTDIIKFFNEMAEHHNIKQILTLARDLVCKVQTLIENK, from the exons CTGCTGTCGAAGCCTGTGTGCTTCACGGGTTGAAGCGGAGAGCTGCCGGTTTCCTACGAAGCAACAAGATAGCTGCGCTCTTCACCAAAGTGGGCAAAAGCTTCCCTCCAGCTGAAGAGCTGTGCAGAAAAGCCCAGGAGCTGGAACTGGTCTTTGAGAGCAA ACGAAGTCAGTCTCTCTCATACAGCGAAAGCAGCCGAAAGATGCCCAAAGTCCCAAACTTCTCACCTCAGGCCGTCAGACATGTATGGATCCACACTGCCCTCATTGAGAAAGTGCTAGACAAGATCGTGCTGTACCTTGTGGAAAACAGCAG TAAGTTTTATGAGAAGGAGGCTATCCTAATGGACCCTGTGGACGGCCCTATCCTCGCCTCTTTGTTAG TGGGCCCGTGTGCATTGGAGTATACCAAAATGAAGACGGCAGATCATTTCTGGACAGATCCCTCAGCTGACGAGTTGGTGCAAAGGCACCGTATTCACAGTGGCCATTGCCGACAAGACTCTCCCACAAAGAGACCTGCCCTCTGT ATTCAGAAAAGACACTCCAGTAGTAGTATGGATGAAAGGCCATCTCCCTCCCCCTCAGCCAGAGACTATGTGGAGTCTCTTCATCAGAATTCCAGAGCGACTCTCCTGTTCGGCAAAAACAACGTACTGGTGCAGCCg AGGGATGATATGGAAGCAATCCCAGGGTACCTCTCTCTGCACCAGACGGCCGACTGCATGACTCTGAAATGGACGCCAAATCAGCTAATGAACGGCTCCATGGGAGATCTCGACTATGAGAAGAG TGTTTACTGGGACTATGCCATGACAATCCGCCTTGAGGAGATTGTGTACTTGCACTGTCATCAGCAGG TGGACTGTGGGGGAACAGTGGTTCTGGTCAGTCAGGATGGGATTCAAAGGCCTCCACTTCGTTTTCCTCGTGGTGGTCACCTCCTACAGTTCCTCTCCTGTCTGGAAAATGGTCTGCTGCCTCACGGTCAGTTAGACCCGCCGCTGTGGTCCCAGAGAGGAAAG GGTAAAGTATTTCCCAAGCTGAAGAAGAGATGTCCACAGGGATCCTCGGACTCCGTCTCAGacaaagaagaggaagaagcaACAGATTATGTCTTCCGCATTGTTTTCCCACACAGCCAGTCAGAATTTG TGGCACCGGAATTGATAGATCAGGGAGCAAACATGTGGCACCCAACTCCAAGGAAATCGTCTTGCTCTTCCTGTTCACAGAGTAGTTTTTCTGATGGAGCTCCGCCCAATGGATGCAATCATGAAAG GGCCCCACTGAAGTTGCTGTGTGACAACATGAAGAACCAAATCATCTCTCGGGCTTTCTATGGAT GGCTGGCGTACTGCCGTCACCTGTCCACGGTACGCACTCACCTGTCTGGCCTCGTCAATCACTCTATTGTGGAGCCAGATGTGCCCAGTGACGCCTACAGAGGCCTCACCACAGAAGTGTGGCAGACGTTTCTTCAAGACTGCAGC ACCTATGAGGAGAAAGAGTTACTGCGGCTAGTTTATTTCGGTGGAGTTGAGCCTTCATTGCGAAAAGAGGTCTGGCCTTTCCTGCTCGGCCATTACCAGTTTGGGATGTCTGAGGCTGAGAGAAAAGAG GTGGATGAGCAGATGCGCGCGTGCTACGAGCAGACAATGAGCGAATGGCTGGGGTGTGAGGCCATTGTTaggcagagagaaaaagaacagcatgCTGTGGCATTAGCCAAGTGCTCGTCTGGGGCGAGTATAGACAGCACCACACAGAGGATAATGCACCGTGACTCCACCATCAGTAATGAG TCTTCGCAGAGCTGTAGTTCAGGCAGGCAAAGAGATTCCAGGCTGCAGAGCGACTCCAGCAGCAGTACTCAA TTCTTCACTTCCCTAAACCCCTTCCCCTGGAGTAGCTTTTTTccgtttgtcttgtttttccagGTGTTTGAGTCTGTTGAAGAGGTCGACCAGATCGAGTCCGAGCCCAAGAGTGAAGATACCAAACAGGTTTCCAAAATCACAAACGGAACACCGCAAAATGGCACAAGTTCTCCAGACTCCGGTCTGCCCTCTTCCAGAAACTTCTCCGTTACTTCTGGTCAGTCAGACTCCTTGAGCACAGAGGAGAGTGCCATACATGATCCAAGCCTTAAAGCTCAACCACAGCTAGCAGTATCAAAGGAGAGGTTTGCGAGTTCATCTGGAGAGGAAGGAAAGGTGACTGAGGAAGGTGAGTCCATATCGATTGAGAAACTAGGTGTGAGAGAATATAGTAGGATTGAGGTTAGCAAAGTGTTGTCTTTGGATGCAGTCGTGGCAATAACAGAGGGAAGCAAGAAGACCACAGAGAACCAGCGGTCAGAGGTCGAGACTGAGGGGTTGAAAATGGCTAGAGATGCCTCCGAGGCTCCTGAAGCAGCTCGCAGCAGCATGACCAAAATGGAAGTGGGCGAATCTCCAGAGAGGACTTTGACATCAGAAAATGAAACACTGACAGGGCGCACTGAGTCTGAAATTCCCCGAGTGACAGAGGTCGAGGAATCGACTCCTCCGGAGCAGAAGATGAATGAGAATCGG CATGATGATACAGAGAAGGAAACCAGTGAAATAATCAAAGACTCCAAGACATGCAAGGATGATGATCGTGGCACACAAAGAGCTTTAAAACCGAGTGATGAGAACGAGAACAAGACTATGAAGACCAGTGATTTACTCAGTGGAGCTGGAACGATAGTAAAGAGGAAAGCAACATCGGTTCTCCCCAAATCCACTGATACAGAGCAAAGAGAAGGAAAGGATGATTCAAAGAGAAGCACGCATATAGAAATGCAGAGGAACGCTCCAGTAATTGAGGAGACTGTGGTCCCATTGGTGCATGAAGCTTTTAGCACACGAGAGATGGGTGAAGCCCAAGACGCAACTGAGTCGGACGAGTCTCCTTCTGCAATTGAAATGGAGGAGATTCCTACAGCTAAAGTGTCCATGGCTTGGGAAAGGAAGAGTTCCCCCAGAAGCAAGGCTAATGAGCAGGCAGCTGTACCTGTACTGGAGCTCAGGCTGGAGGAAGCTCGAGGAAAGCCCGGCTCTGACGAAATGGACTCTGAGGAGCCGGAGATGGAGAGTCTTTGCCCACAGCTGGACTCGCTGGCTGTAAACGCTGAGAAAAATGAAGCTACATCTCCAGTTTCCTCTATAGGCACCACTTATTCT CAAGAGCTATTGGACCTGTACACTCTAAATCTGCATCGCATTGATAAAGACGTTCAGCGCTGTGACCGAAATTACTGGTACTTCACTCCTGCTAACTTGGAGAAACTGCGCAACATCATGTGCAG TTATATCTGGCAGCACCTGGAAATTGGATATGTCCAGGGCATGTGTGACCTGCTCGCTCCCTTGCTGGTTATTCTAGATGACG AGGCCATGGCTTTCAGTTGCTTCACTGAACTAATGAAAAGGATGAATCAAAATTTTCCTCACGGAGGTGCGATGGACACACACTTCGCCAACATGAGATCTCTCATCCAG ATTCTAGACGCAGAGCTGTTTGAGCTGATGCATCAGAACGGAGACTACACGCACTTCTACTTCTGCTATCGCTGGTTTCTTCTTGACTTTAAACGAG AGTTGGTGTATGATGATGTGTTTGCTGTTTGGGAGGTCATCTGGGCCGCTAAGTGCGTCTCCTCCAGCCACTTTGTGCTCTTCATTGCTCTTGCATTGGTGGAGATATACAGAGACATCATTCTAGAAAACAATATGGACTTCACagacatcatcaagtttttcaacg AAATGGCCGAGCATCACAATATCAAGCAAATTCTGACTCTGGCTCGAGACCTGGTGTGCAAAGTGCAGACGCTTATAGAGAACAAGTAA
- the sgsm1a gene encoding small G protein signaling modulator 1 isoform X1, with the protein MATAEAETRQRLLRNVKKEVKQIMEEAVTRKFVHEDSSHIVSFCAAVEACVLHGLKRRAAGFLRSNKIAALFTKVGKSFPPAEELCRKAQELELVFESKRSQSLSYSESSRKMPKVPNFSPQAVRHVWIHTALIEKVLDKIVLYLVENSSKFYEKEAILMDPVDGPILASLLVGPCALEYTKMKTADHFWTDPSADELVQRHRIHSGHCRQDSPTKRPALCIQKRHSSSSMDERPSPSPSARDYVESLHQNSRATLLFGKNNVLVQPRDDMEAIPGYLSLHQTADCMTLKWTPNQLMNGSMGDLDYEKSVYWDYAMTIRLEEIVYLHCHQQVDCGGTVVLVSQDGIQRPPLRFPRGGHLLQFLSCLENGLLPHGQLDPPLWSQRGKGKVFPKLKKRCPQGSSDSVSDKEEEEATDYVFRIVFPHSQSEFVAPELIDQGANMWHPTPRKSSCSSCSQSSFSDGAPPNGCNHERAPLKLLCDNMKNQIISRAFYGWLAYCRHLSTVRTHLSGLVNHSIVEPDVPSDAYRGLTTEVWQTFLQDCSTYEEKELLRLVYFGGVEPSLRKEVWPFLLGHYQFGMSEAERKEVDEQMRACYEQTMSEWLGCEAIVRQREKEQHAVALAKCSSGASIDSTTQRIMHRDSTISNESSQSCSSGRQRDSRLQSDSSSSTQFFTSLNPFPWSSFFPFVLFFQVFESVEEVDQIESEPKSEDTKQVSKITNGTPQNGTSSPDSGLPSSRNFSVTSGQSDSLSTEESAIHDPSLKAQPQLAVSKERFASSSGEEGKVTEEGESISIEKLGVREYSRIEVSKVLSLDAVVAITEGSKKTTENQRSEVETEGLKMARDASEAPEAARSSMTKMEVGESPERTLTSENETLTGRTESEIPRVTEVEESTPPEQKMNENRVSADTERSHTGIKDIRATREEPLVTKDHKVSDALEQKVVADTLVSVSKHDDTEKETSEIIKDSKTCKDDDRGTQRALKPSDENENKTMKTSDLLSGAGTIVKRKATSVLPKSTDTEQREGKDDSKRSTHIEMQRNAPVIEETVVPLVHEAFSTREMGEAQDATESDESPSAIEMEEIPTAKVSMAWERKSSPRSKANEQAAVPVLELRLEEARGKPGSDEMDSEEPEMESLCPQLDSLAVNAEKNEATSPVSSIGTTYSQELLDLYTLNLHRIDKDVQRCDRNYWYFTPANLEKLRNIMCSYIWQHLEIGYVQGMCDLLAPLLVILDDEAMAFSCFTELMKRMNQNFPHGGAMDTHFANMRSLIQILDAELFELMHQNGDYTHFYFCYRWFLLDFKRELVYDDVFAVWEVIWAAKCVSSSHFVLFIALALVEIYRDIILENNMDFTDIIKFFNEMAEHHNIKQILTLARDLVCKVQTLIENK; encoded by the exons CTGCTGTCGAAGCCTGTGTGCTTCACGGGTTGAAGCGGAGAGCTGCCGGTTTCCTACGAAGCAACAAGATAGCTGCGCTCTTCACCAAAGTGGGCAAAAGCTTCCCTCCAGCTGAAGAGCTGTGCAGAAAAGCCCAGGAGCTGGAACTGGTCTTTGAGAGCAA ACGAAGTCAGTCTCTCTCATACAGCGAAAGCAGCCGAAAGATGCCCAAAGTCCCAAACTTCTCACCTCAGGCCGTCAGACATGTATGGATCCACACTGCCCTCATTGAGAAAGTGCTAGACAAGATCGTGCTGTACCTTGTGGAAAACAGCAG TAAGTTTTATGAGAAGGAGGCTATCCTAATGGACCCTGTGGACGGCCCTATCCTCGCCTCTTTGTTAG TGGGCCCGTGTGCATTGGAGTATACCAAAATGAAGACGGCAGATCATTTCTGGACAGATCCCTCAGCTGACGAGTTGGTGCAAAGGCACCGTATTCACAGTGGCCATTGCCGACAAGACTCTCCCACAAAGAGACCTGCCCTCTGT ATTCAGAAAAGACACTCCAGTAGTAGTATGGATGAAAGGCCATCTCCCTCCCCCTCAGCCAGAGACTATGTGGAGTCTCTTCATCAGAATTCCAGAGCGACTCTCCTGTTCGGCAAAAACAACGTACTGGTGCAGCCg AGGGATGATATGGAAGCAATCCCAGGGTACCTCTCTCTGCACCAGACGGCCGACTGCATGACTCTGAAATGGACGCCAAATCAGCTAATGAACGGCTCCATGGGAGATCTCGACTATGAGAAGAG TGTTTACTGGGACTATGCCATGACAATCCGCCTTGAGGAGATTGTGTACTTGCACTGTCATCAGCAGG TGGACTGTGGGGGAACAGTGGTTCTGGTCAGTCAGGATGGGATTCAAAGGCCTCCACTTCGTTTTCCTCGTGGTGGTCACCTCCTACAGTTCCTCTCCTGTCTGGAAAATGGTCTGCTGCCTCACGGTCAGTTAGACCCGCCGCTGTGGTCCCAGAGAGGAAAG GGTAAAGTATTTCCCAAGCTGAAGAAGAGATGTCCACAGGGATCCTCGGACTCCGTCTCAGacaaagaagaggaagaagcaACAGATTATGTCTTCCGCATTGTTTTCCCACACAGCCAGTCAGAATTTG TGGCACCGGAATTGATAGATCAGGGAGCAAACATGTGGCACCCAACTCCAAGGAAATCGTCTTGCTCTTCCTGTTCACAGAGTAGTTTTTCTGATGGAGCTCCGCCCAATGGATGCAATCATGAAAG GGCCCCACTGAAGTTGCTGTGTGACAACATGAAGAACCAAATCATCTCTCGGGCTTTCTATGGAT GGCTGGCGTACTGCCGTCACCTGTCCACGGTACGCACTCACCTGTCTGGCCTCGTCAATCACTCTATTGTGGAGCCAGATGTGCCCAGTGACGCCTACAGAGGCCTCACCACAGAAGTGTGGCAGACGTTTCTTCAAGACTGCAGC ACCTATGAGGAGAAAGAGTTACTGCGGCTAGTTTATTTCGGTGGAGTTGAGCCTTCATTGCGAAAAGAGGTCTGGCCTTTCCTGCTCGGCCATTACCAGTTTGGGATGTCTGAGGCTGAGAGAAAAGAG GTGGATGAGCAGATGCGCGCGTGCTACGAGCAGACAATGAGCGAATGGCTGGGGTGTGAGGCCATTGTTaggcagagagaaaaagaacagcatgCTGTGGCATTAGCCAAGTGCTCGTCTGGGGCGAGTATAGACAGCACCACACAGAGGATAATGCACCGTGACTCCACCATCAGTAATGAG TCTTCGCAGAGCTGTAGTTCAGGCAGGCAAAGAGATTCCAGGCTGCAGAGCGACTCCAGCAGCAGTACTCAA TTCTTCACTTCCCTAAACCCCTTCCCCTGGAGTAGCTTTTTTccgtttgtcttgtttttccagGTGTTTGAGTCTGTTGAAGAGGTCGACCAGATCGAGTCCGAGCCCAAGAGTGAAGATACCAAACAGGTTTCCAAAATCACAAACGGAACACCGCAAAATGGCACAAGTTCTCCAGACTCCGGTCTGCCCTCTTCCAGAAACTTCTCCGTTACTTCTGGTCAGTCAGACTCCTTGAGCACAGAGGAGAGTGCCATACATGATCCAAGCCTTAAAGCTCAACCACAGCTAGCAGTATCAAAGGAGAGGTTTGCGAGTTCATCTGGAGAGGAAGGAAAGGTGACTGAGGAAGGTGAGTCCATATCGATTGAGAAACTAGGTGTGAGAGAATATAGTAGGATTGAGGTTAGCAAAGTGTTGTCTTTGGATGCAGTCGTGGCAATAACAGAGGGAAGCAAGAAGACCACAGAGAACCAGCGGTCAGAGGTCGAGACTGAGGGGTTGAAAATGGCTAGAGATGCCTCCGAGGCTCCTGAAGCAGCTCGCAGCAGCATGACCAAAATGGAAGTGGGCGAATCTCCAGAGAGGACTTTGACATCAGAAAATGAAACACTGACAGGGCGCACTGAGTCTGAAATTCCCCGAGTGACAGAGGTCGAGGAATCGACTCCTCCGGAGCAGAAGATGAATGAGAATCGGGTAAGTGCGGACACTGAAAGGTCCCACACGGGAATTAAAGATATTAGAGCGACTCGAGAGGAACCTTTGGTAACAAAAGATCATAAGGTATCGGATGCACTTGAGCAGAAGGTTGTAGCTGACACACTGGTGTCTGTTTCAAAGCATGATGATACAGAGAAGGAAACCAGTGAAATAATCAAAGACTCCAAGACATGCAAGGATGATGATCGTGGCACACAAAGAGCTTTAAAACCGAGTGATGAGAACGAGAACAAGACTATGAAGACCAGTGATTTACTCAGTGGAGCTGGAACGATAGTAAAGAGGAAAGCAACATCGGTTCTCCCCAAATCCACTGATACAGAGCAAAGAGAAGGAAAGGATGATTCAAAGAGAAGCACGCATATAGAAATGCAGAGGAACGCTCCAGTAATTGAGGAGACTGTGGTCCCATTGGTGCATGAAGCTTTTAGCACACGAGAGATGGGTGAAGCCCAAGACGCAACTGAGTCGGACGAGTCTCCTTCTGCAATTGAAATGGAGGAGATTCCTACAGCTAAAGTGTCCATGGCTTGGGAAAGGAAGAGTTCCCCCAGAAGCAAGGCTAATGAGCAGGCAGCTGTACCTGTACTGGAGCTCAGGCTGGAGGAAGCTCGAGGAAAGCCCGGCTCTGACGAAATGGACTCTGAGGAGCCGGAGATGGAGAGTCTTTGCCCACAGCTGGACTCGCTGGCTGTAAACGCTGAGAAAAATGAAGCTACATCTCCAGTTTCCTCTATAGGCACCACTTATTCT CAAGAGCTATTGGACCTGTACACTCTAAATCTGCATCGCATTGATAAAGACGTTCAGCGCTGTGACCGAAATTACTGGTACTTCACTCCTGCTAACTTGGAGAAACTGCGCAACATCATGTGCAG TTATATCTGGCAGCACCTGGAAATTGGATATGTCCAGGGCATGTGTGACCTGCTCGCTCCCTTGCTGGTTATTCTAGATGACG AGGCCATGGCTTTCAGTTGCTTCACTGAACTAATGAAAAGGATGAATCAAAATTTTCCTCACGGAGGTGCGATGGACACACACTTCGCCAACATGAGATCTCTCATCCAG ATTCTAGACGCAGAGCTGTTTGAGCTGATGCATCAGAACGGAGACTACACGCACTTCTACTTCTGCTATCGCTGGTTTCTTCTTGACTTTAAACGAG AGTTGGTGTATGATGATGTGTTTGCTGTTTGGGAGGTCATCTGGGCCGCTAAGTGCGTCTCCTCCAGCCACTTTGTGCTCTTCATTGCTCTTGCATTGGTGGAGATATACAGAGACATCATTCTAGAAAACAATATGGACTTCACagacatcatcaagtttttcaacg AAATGGCCGAGCATCACAATATCAAGCAAATTCTGACTCTGGCTCGAGACCTGGTGTGCAAAGTGCAGACGCTTATAGAGAACAAGTAA